The Hymenobacter sp. DG25A nucleotide sequence TGCGCGAGGAGTATGGCGCCAGCCAGCCGCTGAAAGGTGCCCGCATTGCCGGCTGCCTGCACATGACGATTCAAACCGCCGTGCTCATCGAGACGCTGATTGCGCTGGGTGCTGACGTAACGTGGTCGTCGTGCAATATTTTCTCCACTCAGGACCACGCCGCTGCCGCTATTGCCGCCGCTGGCATTCCGGTGTATGCCTGGAAGGGCATGAACGAAGAAGAGTTTAACTGGTGCATTGAGCAGACCCTGTGGTTTGGCGAAGAGCGTGAGCCCCTGAACATGATTCTGGACGATGGCGGCGACCTGACCAACATGGTGCTGAACCAGTTCCCCGAGCTGGCCGCTGGCATCAAAGGTTTGTCGGAAGAAACCACCACGGGCGTGCTGCGCCTTCTGGACCGCGTGAAAGCCGGTACCCTCCCCATGCCCGCCATCAACGTAAACGACTCGGTTACCAAGTCGAAGTTCGACAACAAATACGGCTGCAAAGAGTCGGCCGTAGACGCTATCCGTCGCGCTACCGATGTAATGATGGCCGGTAAAGTGGCCGTAGTAGCCGGTTACGGCGACGTAGGAAAAGGTACCGCCGCCTCGCTGCGTGGTGCCGGTGCCCGCGTTATCGTAACGGAAATTGACCCCATCTGCGCCCTGCAGGCCGCTATGGACGGTTATGCCGTGAAGAAAATGGCTGAAGCTATTCCGCAGGCGGATATCGTGGTAACCGCTACCGGCAACTGCGACATCATCACCGAGGAGCACTTCCGCGCCCTGAAGGACAAAGCCATTGTCTGCAACATCGGCCACTTCGATGATGAGATTGATATGGCTTGGCTGAACGGCAACTACGGTCACACCAAAGACACCGTGAAGCCCCAAGTTGACCTCTACACCATTGATGGCAAAGAGGTAATCATTCTGGCAGAAGGTCGTTTGGTGAATCTGGGTTGCGCCACCGGCCACCCTTCGTTCGTGATGTCGAACTCCTTCACCAACCAGACGCTGGCCCAGCTGGAGCTGTGGACCAACACGGCTGCCTACGAAAACAAAGTGTACACCCTGCCCAAGCACCTCGATGAGAAGGTAGCCCGCCTGCATCTCGCCAAAATTGGCGTGGAGCTGGAAGAGCTGAAGCCCAAGCAGGCTGCTTATATCGGCGTAGACGTACAAGGCCCGTTCAAGTCGGATCTGTACCGCTACTAGGTCGTTCGGCTAATGCAAAACAAACCCCGCCCGGCACTGCGCCGGGCGGGGTTTGTTTTTTAATACCTATGGACTGGCGCTGTATGTCTAATAGCTTTCTTTAAGTGTATAGACCTCTTCTGGCGCTAAGCGAATAGTGTCGTGGGTGCGAGTACTAATGCTGTTTTTCTCCTTGAGGGTTTCTATATCTATCGGCTGATTTGCCGCTACTTCAACTGTAGTTGTAAAAGCACCGCGCCAAGGCATTACGATCTTATACCACGACTCGGGGTACGGATTAGGAATGGCGCCAATGTTAAAATTAAAGGACGTATAAGCATAGTACGGGCTAGCGGCTTGCGTCGGATTACTCACTTCTAGCTTAATAAACGCTTTGCGAGGCAGTAACCAATCATTGATAATAGTGGTGTCACGGGTTAAGCCATCAAACTGCGCTCCTCCAATAGAGTGGTCGTTTACATATGCTTTGGAATGAAGCGTATGTACCAGTCTGAAATAACCATTCTGTAATTCATCGTCCTTGATGAAGAAACGCAACTTATAGTAGCCATTCGCATCTGTCTTCGTCGCGGCTTTGCGACGAATGATAATGTTATAAGTGCTTGGCTGATTTTTCCACTGAACTTCTACTGGCATACCCGCAATTCCTTTTGCGCCGTCATCAGTCACATAGCGCCCTTTAATAATGGTGCATGATCCGGAACAGGTAGGCTCCACATCAGTCTTGCGGCAACCGAGTAACGATAAGGTGGCTAGCAAAAGCAGTTGTATATATGATTTCATGTATACTATTTGAAAGGCGTATGTAGACAGCTTGAGTTAGTTAATTCATTCATAGGATAAAGGAAAAGAAACTTTCGTTGCATCAGGAGGGCTAGGAAAGATATGGCTTATTTCCTCGGATATTTGCCGCCACTATGCCCGCCGTTCCCCTCTCCGTCGTCATCATCACCTTCAATGAAGAACGCAACATTTCCCGCTGCCTCGAAGCGCTGGGTGATGTAGCCGACGAGGTAATCGTAGTCGACAGCTTCTCCACCGACCGCACCGTGGAAATCAGCCAACAGCATGGCGCCCGCATCATTCAACACACTTTCGAGGGCTATGTGCAGCAAAAGAACTTCGCCACTGTCCAGGCTCAATATGACCAAGTATTGCAACTGGATGCCGACGAAGTCCTGACCGAGGAGCTGCGCCAGAGCATCCGCCAAGCTAAAAACAACTGGCAGGGAGCCGGCTACACGCTGGCCCGGCTCACCAACTACTGCGGCAGCTGGGTGCGCCACGGCGGCTGGTACCCCGACCGCAAGCTGCGTCTCTACGACCGGCGCCTGGGCCAATGGGAAGGCTTGCTCCTGCACGAGCGCTACGAAACCCAGCCCGGCCAGCTGGTAGAAGCTCTGAACGGTGACTTGCTGCACTACTCTTATGATTCCGTAGAGCAGCACGTAGCCCAACTCAACCGCTTTACCAGCATTGCCGCCGAGGAGCTGTGGCTGCGCGGCAAGCGCGATGTTACGCTGTTTCACCTGCTGCTGAAACCCATCTGGAAGTTCGTGCACGGCTACTTTCTGCGGCTGGGTATGCTCGATGGTTTTGCCGGTCTCAGCATCGCCACCATTTCTGCCTGGGGTGTTTTCCTCAAGTTTGCCAAGCTACGCACCCGGCGGCCCACCACTACTGTATGAAGACTTTCCTGGTCAGCCGTACTGATGCTATTGGCGATGTGGTGCTCACGCTTCCCGTATGTGGGCAGCTTAAGAAGCTGTTCCCGGACTGCCGCGTGGTGCTGCTGGGTCGCACTTACACCCAGGCTATTGCCGCTGCCTGTCCCTGGATAGATGATTTTATAAACGTGGATGAGCTGCGCAAGCTCACGCGGCCGGCGCAGGTGCTGGCGTTGCAGCAACAGCAGGCCGATGCGTTGCTGCACATCTTCCCCGATAAGCACCTGGCGTCCTTGGGTCGGCAGGCCCTTATTCCGATGCGCATTGGCACGCGTAACCGGTGGTTTCACTGGCTTACCTGTACCCACCGGGTAGCCCTGAGCCGTCGCCATTCGCCCTTACATGAGGCACAACTGAATCTGGAGCTGCTTCGGCCCCTGGGCTATACCGGGCTTACGCCGCTGGCAGCCGTGGGCGAGCTGGTGCGGCTGGCACCTGCCGAGCCGTTGGCGCATCAATGGCAGAACCTGCTGGCCCAGCGCCAGGCCGGGCAGCTCAACGTTATTCTGCATCCGCGCAGCCGGGGTAGTGCCCGGGAATGGGGGTTGGTAAACTTTGGGGCATTAGCGCGCATGCTGCACCAGGCCGGGCACCGCGTCTTCATCACTGGCACGGCGGCCGAAGGGGAGGAGCTACGCCCCTGGCTGACGGAGCACGCCCCCTTCCTGGCGGGTGATATGACCGGGCAGCTAACCTTGCCCCAACTACTGGCTTTCATTGGCACGGCTGATGGCCTGGTGGCCAATAGTACCGGGCCGTTGCATATGGCGGCGGCGCTGGGGCGGCAGGCCTTGGGGCTGTATCCACCTATCCGTCCCATGCATCCCGGCCGCTGGGCCCCCTTGGGCCCGCATGCAGAATACCTGGTATTTGATAAGCCTGATTGTCAGCAGTGCCGGCAGGCGCCGGCCGCGTGCTCTTGCCTGGCAGCTATTGAGCCTGTTGAGGTGCTGAACCGGATTGCGGCCTGGAAATCTTTGCCCCCGGCTGGTTTCTGACGAGCCTCCTGCGTTCTTTGCGGCTCCCATGGCTTTTTTACCTCTCCCTTCCTTTCGGCAGCTTTACCAGAGTGGGCGCCTGTCGCAGTACCTGTTGCTGCTGGCGTGCGTGGCCGGCGTGGTAGGGCTGCTGATGGCCCGGGCCCTGATTGCATTGAGCCCCGTGGTAGGTGTACTAGCCGTTGCGGCGCAGCCCAATCTGCGCCGACAGTTGGCCGGGTGGCTGCGGTTGCACACCGTCTGGTTTCCGGCGCTACTGTACCTTTTCCTGGTGGTAAGCGGCCTGTATACCGCTGAGTGGGCGGTATGGCGGCATGAGCTTTTCCGCCAGTTGCCACTCCTGGGCGTACCGTTGGTTTTTGCCGTAGCAGTTCCGCTCACCGCCCGCCAACGCCTGGGGGTGGGCAGCCTGTTTGTGCTGGGCGTAGCCGGGCTGGGCCTGGCTACTCTGGCCGAGTACCTGATGAATGCCTCCCAGGCCAATGATGCTTTCGGACTGGGGCAGAATATGCCGTCTGTTACGGGGGTATTTCACATCCATTTCAGCATTATGCTGGCCCTGGCGGTGTATATTGGGATGCTACTGGCCCGGGAGCAGCTGGCGGCGCCGGTGCTGCGCTGGTTGCTGCGGGCGGCCAGCATAGCGGCTTTGGTAGTGTTGCATGTGCTGGCGTATCGAACCGGCCTGCTGGTATTCTACGCTACGCTGCTGTTGGATGTGGTGCTGGTAGTAGCAGTGCGGCGGCAATGGCGGCTGGGCTTGCTATTGATTGCTATGCTTGTGCTGCTGCCCTGGCTAGCTCTGCAAACGCTGGAGTCAGCGCAGCAACGGCTGGAAGCCACGCACTTTGATCTGGAGCAGTTTGCTTTGGGGCACGATATCAACAACTACTCTCTTTCCAAACGCCTGGCCGCCTGGCACACGGCTAATATTGTCTTTCAGACCCACCCCTTACTGGGCGTGGCCCCTGCTGATGTGCGGGCCGCTATGATGCAGCAATATGCCTGGCAAAGCTTTGGCCTTAAGCCGGCCAACTGGGTCATGGTGCATAATCAGTACCTGCACTATTTAGTAGGGGGCGGGCTGGTGCAGCTGGGCTTGTGGCTGCTGGTTTTGCTGGGCCCTTTGGCACAACCTGCCCAGCGCCGAAATCCGTATGTGGTACACTGTATCTGGTTGTTAGCCATTGCTATGTTGACGGATTCCCTGTTGGAATTGCAAATTGGATTTAATCTATTCGTCTTTCTCTATGGTTTTCTCGTAGTGTCCACCGAACGACAAACTGCTGCCCGGGTGTGTAACACCCCTGGGAGTGGTACGGTATAATAGCTACATTTAAGCCACCGGGTGCCCATAAGGCAGCGGTGGCATCCGTAATTTTCTGCGCCCATGAGCGATTCTCCCGAACGGGTTTCTAAGCTGAGTAAGGAAGAGAAAGACCGCCGCTTCCAAGCGGAATTAATGCCGGTTATCGATTCCCTGTACAATTTTGCCTACCGCCTGACCCTGGACGAGGACGATGCCAACGACCTCGTGCAGGAGACTTATTTGAAGGCATATAGGTTTTTTGAATATTTTGAGCCGGGAACCAACGCCAAAGCGTGGCTGTTCCGCATCTTGAAAAACTCATTCATCAACGACTTCCGCAAGAAGAGTAAACAACCCGCCAAGGTCGACTACAGCGAAATTGAAGGGTACTACAATTCGGAAGACGTGGAGGCTGAGGGCGACGTGGGAAGTACTTCGTCCGATATGCGGCAGCAAGCCGTGCGCGACCTCATCGGCGACGAAGTGGCCCGCGCATTAAACTCGCTGCCGGTGGATTTTCGCACCGTTATCATCCTCTGCGACCTGGAAGGGTTCACATATGAGGAAATGGCCAAAGTGCTGGATATCCCTATTGGTACGGTTCGTTCCCGCCTGCACCGGGCCCGGAACTTTCTGAAGGATAAGCTTGAGAAATACGCCAAATCTATGGGCTACGGCACCGATGATGAGGCCGACGATAACGATACCACCGATTCAGACGCAGACCACGATTAACACTCCAGCCGCATTAGTATGGAAACTACATCTACAAAAACCAACCAACCGGCTGCCGCTACTCCTGAGTCCGGCGCCGACTGTGAGCGTGTGAATACAATTCTCGACCAGATTATTGAAGGCCAGTCCCCTACTATGGAAGACGAAGAATACTTTGTTAACCATGCCGAAGATTGCTCGCCCTGCTTCGATACCATTGATAAACAGCGCATTTTCGTCGACTTCCTGTCTCAGCATGTAGGCCGTAAAGGCGCCCCGGCGGTACTGTCGCAAACAATTCTTCAGCGCTTGCAAGCAGAAATGGCCTAATTTTGCCCGATGCAGGGTAAAATCATCGCCTTTTCGGCGCCTTCCGGCGCTGGCAAGACCACTATTGTGCACCGGATGCTGGAGCGTATTCCGGAGCTAAGCTTCTCGATTTCAGCGTGCACGCGCGACCGTCGCGGCCGCAGCGAAGCCAATGGGAAGGACTACTACTTCATTTCCGTCCAAGAGTTCCAGGAGAAAATCCGGCAGGATGCTTTTGTGGAATGGGAAGAAGTATACGAAGGTGCTTTCTACGGCACGCTGAAGTCCGAAATTGAACGCATCTGGGAAAGCGGCAAACACGCCGTGCTGGATGTGGACGTGAAAGGCGGCCTCAGCATCAAGGAATTCTACAAAGATCGGGCCTTGGCCATTTTTGTCAAACCACCCTCCCTGGAAATTCTGGAGCACCGCCTGCGGGCCCGTGCTACCGATTCTGCCGCCAGCATCTCTTCCCGCCTCTATAAAGCCAACTTCGAGCTTACCTTCGAAGACCGGTTTGATGTAGTAGTAGTGAACGACGACCTGGATGAGGCTACTGCGCAAGCGGAAAAGCTGGTGCGCGATTTTATTACCGCTGAACCTGCCATTCTGTGAGTACCCCCAAAGTGGGGTTGCTCTTCGGCTCGTTCAATCCCCTGCACACCGGCCACCTCATTCTGGCCCACTTCATGGCCACCCACACCGATCTGGATGCGGTGTGGCTGGTTGTCTCGCCGCAAAGCCCTTTCAAAGTAGGGCAGGATCTGCTTCCCGAGAAGGTGCGCTTTGAGTTGGTACAGGCCGCCATTGCCGATAATGACCGGCTGAAGGCACTGGACGTGGAATTCGGGATGGACCTGCCCAACTACACCATTGTCACGCTGGACGCCCTGCACCGGCAGTACCCCGACCACCGCTTTGTGCTGCTGATGGGCGAAGACAACCTGCCCGGCCTGCCGCGCTGGAAAGATGCCGACCGTATCCTGGCCGAGCACGAAGTGTATGTGTATCCCCGCCCTGGGGTAGATGCTTCCGAGGTCAGCACCCACCCAGGCGTGCGCGTGGTAGATGCCCCATTATTGGATATTTCCGCCACCTTTATCCGGGACTGTGTCCGGGCCGGCAAATCCATCCGTTACCTGGTGCCGGCAGCGGTAGAAAAACGAATTGAGGCAGAAGGCTATTGGCGCGCTTAATGCGCCCTGTATAAGTTAAAGAACATAAAAAAAGCCCCGGTGAATCATCTTCACCGGGGCTTTTTTATGAATGTGTCAGCAGCACTTAAATCGTCATGATTTCTGCTTCCTTCTTGCTGATCAATTCATCCACCTTTACAATGTAGGTGTCGGTGAACTTCTGCACTTTGGCTTCGGCGTCCTTGATGGAGTCTTCGGAAGCACCCTCTTTCAGCAGCTTGCGCAACGCTTCGTTCACATCCTTGCGGATGGCCCGAATGCGCACTTTACCGCCTTCCGACTCGCTTTTTACCTGCTTCACCAGTTCGCGGCGGCGCTCCTCCGTCATAGCCGGAATGTTCAGGCGCACGCCTTCCGCATCCGACTGGGGGTTCAGGCCCAGGTCACTGTTCTTGATGGCCTTCACGATTTCGCCCACCATGTTCTTTTCCCAGGGCTTAATGAAAAGCGTGCGGGCATCCGGCGTGGCAATGTTGGCTACCTGGCTCAGGGGGTAGGAGTACCGTAGTAATCTACGCGCAGACCATCAAGCATAGAAGGGCTGGCTTTGCCGGCCCGAATGCGGCCTAGCTCAACGCCCGTGTGCTGCAGGGCTTTGCCCATCGATTCTTCCGCGTCGCTCAGGTAAAACTGGATTTCTTCGTCCATTTGTTAAGGTGAATTAGAAATTGAGAATTAAAAACCAGGAAGGAAATGCGGGGTTAGCCCCGCAACAGTACGCAAGTTCAGGTACTGCTTCCTTAATTTTTAATTGATTCAGGCTTGCTCCGTTGTGGTGGGTGAAGTTTCTACGGCTGCCTGCAGGCTGCTCTGCTTGTCGGCAGCTTCGGCCTCCGGCTTGGTGCCATTCATGGTGACCAGCGTGCCTACGGTTTCGCCATCAATCAGGCGCTGCAGGTTGCCGGCTTTGTTCATATCGAATACAATAATGGGCAGGTTATTCTCTTTACACAAGGTAAAGGCCGTCATGTCCATCACATTCAGGTTCTTTTCCATCACCTCATCAAAGGTAATCTGCGGATAGCGGGTGGCGGTAGGGACTTTTTCCGGATCGGCGGTATAAATACCATCTACGCGGGTGCCCTTCAGTACTACATCCGCATCCATCTCAATGGCCCGCAGGGAAGCCGCCGAGTCGGTAGTGAAGTAAGGGGAACCGATGCCGGCCCCAAAGATGACCACGCGGCCTTTTTCCAGGTGGCGCAGCGCGCGGCGGCGGATGTAAGGCTCGCACACCCGCTGAATGGTAACGCCGGAAAGCAGCCGGGTACTCACGTTCAGCTTTTCCAGGGCGCTCTGCAGGGCCATGGAGTTGATAACCGTGGCCAGCATGCCCATGTAGTCGCCCTGCACCCGGTCCAGGCCAAAGGCCTCGGCCTGCACACCCCGGAAGATGTTGCCGCCACCAATTACCACAGCTATCTGGGTGCCGGTTTCGGCCGCCGTCTTGATTTCCTGAGCGTACTGCATCAGGCGCTCGGCATCAATGCCATACTGTTGCGTGCCCATGAGGGCCTCGCCACTGAGCTTGAGCAGAATTCGTTTGTACTTCAAAACGCGAAAATTTAGCGTGAGTGGGATATATCGAAGCGAAAGCCTGACTAAGACGTTGACCGGCTAGCTGAATTGAATCAGCACCTGTCCTTTGGTCACATTGTCACGCAGGGTAACTTTAATGGCGCTTACCACCCCATCGCCCGGCGACTTCAGGATGTTCTCCATTTTCATAGCTTCCAGCACCAGCAGCGGGTCACCCTTTTGCACGGTTTGGCCCGGGGCCACGCGGATATCTACGATCAAGCCGGGCATAGGGGCCTTCAGCTCGTTAATTTTATGGGCGGCCACATCGCTCATCCCCAGTTTTTCCAGCAGCAGGTCGAAGCGGTCCTTGGCGTTAATATCCATGATACGCCCGTCCACCTTCAGCTGAATAGTTTTGGTGGCGCGCTCTACGCTGACAACCTCGGCGGAAAAAGAGCGTCCCTCGTGCAGGATGTGGTAACGCCCATTGCCCAGCGGAGCCAGGTCCCAGGTAAACGGTTCACCATTCACGGTAATGGCGTCGGGTTGATATTCAACTTCCCAAACCTGGCTGGATCCGGTGTTTACCTGGAGCATTCTATCAAAGTTACGTTGGGCGGAAAAGGGCTTAAAGATAGGCCAAATCTCAAACTTATTTCGGAAATTGAGCCACAATACCCTATTGCCACTTGCATGAAATACCCGTTTATCGGTGCCCTAAGTCTGGTGCTGGCGTTGCCTCTGTTTGCACCTGCTCAGAGCGTTAAGCCTGATAAAAGCTCTCCGGCGAAGTCTGCCCGGAAGAAGCCCCAAGCAACTGCTGATCCTTACTCCTCCAATGCGGCTTCCCCCAGCATCGTGGTACCCTCGTGGCTGCCCAATACCACGCCCGAGCACCCTACGGCTACTATTCTGACGGATGTGCTGCACACGCGGCTGGATGTCCGGTTCGACTGGGCCAAGCAACAGCTCATTGGTACGGCCACGCTCTCGGTGCGGCCCCACTTCTATCCGCAAAGCCAGCTGGTGCTGGATGCCAAGGGTTTTGACATCCGCAGCATCCGCCTGATATCGGTGGCCAACGGCAAGGAAAAGGAGAAAGCCCTTACCTATAGCTACGATAAGCGCAAGCTCACCGTGAACCTGGACCGGGCTTACAGCCGCACCGAGGCCTATCAGGTGCGGGTGAACTACATAGCCAAGCCTAATGAGCTGACAGCGGGTGGGAGTGACGCCATTACCAGCAACAAGGGTCTGTTCTTTATCAACCCGGTGGGGGCTGAGAAAAACAAGCCCCGCCAGATCTGGACCCAAGGCGAGACGGAGAACAACTCGGCCTGGTTTCCTACCG carries:
- the ahcY gene encoding adenosylhomocysteinase; the encoded protein is MVETTYVPYKVKDMSLAEWGRKEIRLAEAEMPGLMALREEYGASQPLKGARIAGCLHMTIQTAVLIETLIALGADVTWSSCNIFSTQDHAAAAIAAAGIPVYAWKGMNEEEFNWCIEQTLWFGEEREPLNMILDDGGDLTNMVLNQFPELAAGIKGLSEETTTGVLRLLDRVKAGTLPMPAINVNDSVTKSKFDNKYGCKESAVDAIRRATDVMMAGKVAVVAGYGDVGKGTAASLRGAGARVIVTEIDPICALQAAMDGYAVKKMAEAIPQADIVVTATGNCDIITEEHFRALKDKAIVCNIGHFDDEIDMAWLNGNYGHTKDTVKPQVDLYTIDGKEVIILAEGRLVNLGCATGHPSFVMSNSFTNQTLAQLELWTNTAAYENKVYTLPKHLDEKVARLHLAKIGVELEELKPKQAAYIGVDVQGPFKSDLYRY
- a CDS encoding glycosyltransferase family 2 protein, with the translated sequence MPAVPLSVVIITFNEERNISRCLEALGDVADEVIVVDSFSTDRTVEISQQHGARIIQHTFEGYVQQKNFATVQAQYDQVLQLDADEVLTEELRQSIRQAKNNWQGAGYTLARLTNYCGSWVRHGGWYPDRKLRLYDRRLGQWEGLLLHERYETQPGQLVEALNGDLLHYSYDSVEQHVAQLNRFTSIAAEELWLRGKRDVTLFHLLLKPIWKFVHGYFLRLGMLDGFAGLSIATISAWGVFLKFAKLRTRRPTTTV
- a CDS encoding glycosyltransferase family 9 protein, coding for MKTFLVSRTDAIGDVVLTLPVCGQLKKLFPDCRVVLLGRTYTQAIAAACPWIDDFINVDELRKLTRPAQVLALQQQQADALLHIFPDKHLASLGRQALIPMRIGTRNRWFHWLTCTHRVALSRRHSPLHEAQLNLELLRPLGYTGLTPLAAVGELVRLAPAEPLAHQWQNLLAQRQAGQLNVILHPRSRGSAREWGLVNFGALARMLHQAGHRVFITGTAAEGEELRPWLTEHAPFLAGDMTGQLTLPQLLAFIGTADGLVANSTGPLHMAAALGRQALGLYPPIRPMHPGRWAPLGPHAEYLVFDKPDCQQCRQAPAACSCLAAIEPVEVLNRIAAWKSLPPAGF
- a CDS encoding O-antigen ligase family protein produces the protein MAFLPLPSFRQLYQSGRLSQYLLLLACVAGVVGLLMARALIALSPVVGVLAVAAQPNLRRQLAGWLRLHTVWFPALLYLFLVVSGLYTAEWAVWRHELFRQLPLLGVPLVFAVAVPLTARQRLGVGSLFVLGVAGLGLATLAEYLMNASQANDAFGLGQNMPSVTGVFHIHFSIMLALAVYIGMLLAREQLAAPVLRWLLRAASIAALVVLHVLAYRTGLLVFYATLLLDVVLVVAVRRQWRLGLLLIAMLVLLPWLALQTLESAQQRLEATHFDLEQFALGHDINNYSLSKRLAAWHTANIVFQTHPLLGVAPADVRAAMMQQYAWQSFGLKPANWVMVHNQYLHYLVGGGLVQLGLWLLVLLGPLAQPAQRRNPYVVHCIWLLAIAMLTDSLLELQIGFNLFVFLYGFLVVSTERQTAARVCNTPGSGTV
- a CDS encoding sigma-70 family RNA polymerase sigma factor — its product is MSDSPERVSKLSKEEKDRRFQAELMPVIDSLYNFAYRLTLDEDDANDLVQETYLKAYRFFEYFEPGTNAKAWLFRILKNSFINDFRKKSKQPAKVDYSEIEGYYNSEDVEAEGDVGSTSSDMRQQAVRDLIGDEVARALNSLPVDFRTVIILCDLEGFTYEEMAKVLDIPIGTVRSRLHRARNFLKDKLEKYAKSMGYGTDDEADDNDTTDSDADHD
- the gmk gene encoding guanylate kinase — translated: MQGKIIAFSAPSGAGKTTIVHRMLERIPELSFSISACTRDRRGRSEANGKDYYFISVQEFQEKIRQDAFVEWEEVYEGAFYGTLKSEIERIWESGKHAVLDVDVKGGLSIKEFYKDRALAIFVKPPSLEILEHRLRARATDSAASISSRLYKANFELTFEDRFDVVVVNDDLDEATAQAEKLVRDFITAEPAIL
- the nadD gene encoding nicotinate (nicotinamide) nucleotide adenylyltransferase, which encodes MSTPKVGLLFGSFNPLHTGHLILAHFMATHTDLDAVWLVVSPQSPFKVGQDLLPEKVRFELVQAAIADNDRLKALDVEFGMDLPNYTIVTLDALHRQYPDHRFVLLMGEDNLPGLPRWKDADRILAEHEVYVYPRPGVDASEVSTHPGVRVVDAPLLDISATFIRDCVRAGKSIRYLVPAAVEKRIEAEGYWRA
- the pyrH gene encoding UMP kinase, coding for MKYKRILLKLSGEALMGTQQYGIDAERLMQYAQEIKTAAETGTQIAVVIGGGNIFRGVQAEAFGLDRVQGDYMGMLATVINSMALQSALEKLNVSTRLLSGVTIQRVCEPYIRRRALRHLEKGRVVIFGAGIGSPYFTTDSAASLRAIEMDADVVLKGTRVDGIYTADPEKVPTATRYPQITFDEVMEKNLNVMDMTAFTLCKENNLPIIVFDMNKAGNLQRLIDGETVGTLVTMNGTKPEAEAADKQSSLQAAVETSPTTTEQA
- a CDS encoding biotin/lipoyl-containing protein: MLQVNTGSSQVWEVEYQPDAITVNGEPFTWDLAPLGNGRYHILHEGRSFSAEVVSVERATKTIQLKVDGRIMDINAKDRFDLLLEKLGMSDVAAHKINELKAPMPGLIVDIRVAPGQTVQKGDPLLVLEAMKMENILKSPGDGVVSAIKVTLRDNVTKGQVLIQFS